A genome region from Brooklawnia propionicigenes includes the following:
- a CDS encoding polysaccharide deacetylase family protein → MSARAAGPGRAPGAPLVGVLALALLAGCSEPPAVEGWTPPGWDDHAGVRLAASDTDTAAALNDLGFIRMRIRNDAAGYQARYVQIAGAGEFNKRVDAMIRAPLAQLSFTPEAFPSGSGLADRGCLPGSAGWDADRVLTDPATGPANATGTAITCEVIAAFGSIVGVTMRTVTGTAGTVTADQKTTLYADVAGGTVTDAAAFWKPDAASDVWTRTVEQLRRQAGGLSSAPIAPPSDEQTALAAQALADVRERDDGTATITLPPGIASPELAGLGLDQTTAATSIEADSDLLAGWQTDAAAALENQRNTPFAGLPAWNASLPVDCSLHTCVAVTYDDGPGPYTKDLLKTLLAAQAGATFFMQGKNITGNTDIVRAVAADGHDIGSHTMTHPDLTKVGPDKDRAEVVGCADLIAGITGEPVTFFRPPYGAVNDAVLAAIGKPAILWSIDTNDWQGPGRAALIQRSVPVSKPGDIILFHDTHRDSVTAASDVMAGLQDRGFTPVTLTQLFGGKIPPGKVTRR, encoded by the coding sequence ATGAGCGCTCGGGCTGCTGGACCAGGCCGTGCCCCGGGAGCCCCATTGGTGGGCGTCCTCGCACTAGCGCTGCTCGCCGGTTGCTCCGAGCCCCCGGCGGTCGAGGGATGGACGCCACCGGGCTGGGACGATCACGCGGGTGTGCGGCTGGCTGCATCCGATACCGATACGGCCGCAGCGCTGAACGACCTGGGGTTCATCCGCATGCGGATCCGCAATGATGCCGCCGGATACCAGGCCCGGTATGTCCAGATCGCCGGCGCGGGCGAGTTCAACAAGCGCGTTGATGCGATGATCCGCGCACCACTGGCTCAGCTCTCGTTCACACCGGAGGCCTTCCCGTCGGGTTCCGGTCTGGCCGATCGTGGCTGTCTACCCGGTTCCGCCGGCTGGGATGCCGACCGGGTGCTGACCGACCCGGCGACCGGTCCCGCCAATGCGACAGGCACCGCGATCACCTGCGAGGTCATTGCCGCCTTCGGTTCGATCGTCGGGGTGACCATGCGCACGGTCACCGGCACCGCCGGCACTGTGACCGCCGATCAGAAGACGACGCTGTATGCCGACGTCGCCGGCGGCACCGTGACCGATGCGGCGGCTTTCTGGAAGCCGGACGCAGCCTCCGACGTGTGGACCAGGACCGTCGAGCAGCTTCGTCGCCAGGCCGGTGGCCTGAGCAGCGCCCCGATCGCGCCACCATCGGACGAGCAGACGGCACTGGCGGCGCAGGCTCTCGCCGATGTCCGGGAACGGGACGACGGCACGGCCACCATCACCCTTCCGCCCGGTATCGCCTCCCCCGAACTCGCCGGGCTGGGTCTCGATCAAACCACCGCCGCCACCAGCATCGAAGCCGATTCGGACCTGCTCGCCGGATGGCAGACCGACGCCGCGGCTGCGCTCGAGAACCAGCGCAACACCCCCTTCGCCGGTTTGCCGGCCTGGAACGCGAGCCTGCCGGTCGACTGCTCATTGCACACCTGCGTCGCCGTGACCTATGACGACGGTCCCGGCCCCTACACCAAGGACCTGCTGAAGACACTCCTGGCCGCACAAGCCGGCGCCACCTTCTTCATGCAGGGCAAGAACATCACGGGCAACACCGACATCGTGCGGGCCGTCGCCGCCGACGGCCACGACATCGGCAGCCACACCATGACCCATCCCGATCTCACCAAGGTCGGGCCCGACAAGGACCGCGCCGAAGTCGTTGGCTGCGCCGATCTCATCGCGGGAATCACGGGTGAACCCGTCACCTTCTTCCGCCCACCGTACGGTGCGGTCAACGATGCCGTGCTGGCCGCCATCGGCAAACCGGCGATCCTCTGGTCGATCGACACCAACGATTGGCAGGGGCCTGGCCGCGCCGCGCTGATTCAGCGTTCGGTGCCGGTATCGAAACCCGGCGACATCATCTTGTTCCACGACACCCACCGGGATTCGGTCACCGCAGCCAGTGATGTCATGGCAGGTCTCCAGGACCGCGGCTTCACCCCCGTGACGCTGACGCAGTTGTTCGGCGGCAAGATACCGCCGGGCAAGGTGACCCGCCGATGA
- a CDS encoding SMP-30/gluconolactonase/LRE family protein, which produces MSFVDKTGLLAGSELELLGDGSVLAEWAEGPVWLPEQAALRYSDIPGNRILQWSAATGLVSVYREGVEFTNGRTTGLEGEVIQCSHGNRWVEVDRGDEPAPLVSDWHGRRFNSPNDVIVKSDGTIWFSDPSYGIFRGREGHPGRLEYRDHWVFRLDPVTCECEPVIMDVEMPNGLAFSPDESLLYSSDNSIDLPSEEPNPDGTHAIRVYKVIDGRLCKGGRDFVLVQDGIADGIRVDELGNVWSAEFSGVHVYSPGGEEIAYIPSAEGHVGNLCFGGDDGTDLFVLCTTQAYRLPTTVRDASHVLRARL; this is translated from the coding sequence ATGAGTTTCGTTGACAAGACTGGCCTGTTGGCCGGTAGCGAATTGGAACTCCTGGGTGATGGCTCGGTACTGGCCGAATGGGCGGAGGGCCCCGTCTGGCTCCCGGAGCAGGCGGCTCTGCGCTACAGCGACATTCCCGGCAACCGCATCCTGCAGTGGAGTGCTGCCACCGGCCTGGTCAGCGTCTACCGCGAAGGTGTCGAGTTCACCAACGGACGCACCACAGGCCTGGAGGGCGAGGTCATCCAGTGCTCGCACGGCAACCGCTGGGTCGAGGTCGACCGCGGCGACGAACCGGCGCCGCTGGTCAGCGACTGGCACGGCCGCCGGTTCAACTCCCCCAATGATGTCATCGTGAAGTCCGACGGGACCATCTGGTTCTCCGACCCTTCCTACGGCATCTTCCGCGGCAGGGAAGGCCATCCCGGCCGACTCGAGTACCGCGATCACTGGGTCTTCCGGCTCGATCCGGTCACTTGCGAATGCGAACCGGTGATCATGGATGTCGAGATGCCCAACGGCCTGGCTTTCTCACCCGACGAGTCGCTGCTGTACTCCTCGGACAATTCGATCGATCTGCCGAGCGAGGAGCCGAATCCTGACGGCACCCACGCCATTCGCGTCTACAAGGTGATCGACGGACGCCTGTGCAAGGGCGGACGAGACTTCGTCCTCGTCCAGGACGGCATCGCCGATGGCATCAGAGTCGACGAACTCGGCAATGTCTGGAGTGCGGAGTTCAGCGGCGTCCACGTGTACAGCCCCGGCGGCGAAGAGATCGCCTACATTCCCTCAGCCGAGGGTCACGTGGGGAACCTCTGCTTCGGCGGAGACGACGGCACCGACCTGTTCGTCTTGTGTACCACGCAGGCCTACCGGCTGCCCACCACCGTGCGTGACGCCTCGCATGTGCTGCGGGCCCGGCTCTGA